One window of Phycisphaeraceae bacterium genomic DNA carries:
- a CDS encoding insulinase family protein: MPLSTSALIRATSLENGLSVITEHIPGLQSVSVRWLVPAGYTTEPENRLGLSVVVEELMFRGAGDLDSKAQADACDAIGMTRVIQSGSTHMTLGTTVMQQHVAGALSLLNDMVQMPKFESGSIEPARALALMGLESLQDDPTQRASLAARAHHMGSPFDRTGLGTEPCIKAITRDDVASHWNHRAVSDGSVLALAGNIEHDDAVAAIAPLVQSWMGSASVPTVSGMGPRGYHHEEDDSQQVQIVVLFDAPSESHTDCILERFMVQVLSGGMSGRLFTEVREKRGLCYSVNAGYATSRDFGRTSCYVGTMPDRAQESLDVLWAELHRLKSPGGAITEDEFAIAKTGLKASTIFEGESTAARASALAVDQFRLGKPRALDELAAQIDAVTLDQLNEYVQRRSLAHATIQTLGPAALKAPEGV; encoded by the coding sequence GTGCCCTTGTCCACATCTGCGCTGATCCGAGCAACCTCACTTGAAAACGGACTTTCCGTCATCACCGAGCACATACCCGGGCTCCAGTCCGTAAGTGTGCGATGGCTTGTGCCCGCTGGCTACACCACAGAGCCCGAGAACAGGCTCGGACTCTCGGTTGTGGTTGAGGAACTGATGTTCCGCGGTGCGGGAGATCTCGATTCCAAAGCACAAGCCGACGCGTGCGATGCCATCGGCATGACCCGCGTCATCCAGTCCGGATCCACGCACATGACACTGGGCACGACAGTTATGCAGCAGCATGTCGCTGGCGCGTTATCGTTGCTCAACGACATGGTGCAGATGCCGAAGTTCGAGTCGGGCTCCATCGAACCCGCTCGTGCTCTTGCCCTGATGGGGCTTGAGTCACTCCAGGATGATCCAACACAACGAGCATCGCTGGCAGCACGCGCGCATCACATGGGATCGCCGTTCGATCGCACCGGGCTTGGCACAGAACCATGCATCAAGGCGATCACACGCGATGACGTGGCAAGCCACTGGAATCATCGCGCGGTTTCTGATGGATCAGTGCTTGCGCTCGCGGGAAACATTGAGCACGACGACGCCGTCGCTGCGATTGCACCACTCGTGCAGTCGTGGATGGGTAGCGCATCCGTTCCAACGGTGTCCGGCATGGGACCTCGCGGGTACCACCACGAGGAGGACGACTCGCAGCAGGTGCAGATCGTGGTGCTGTTCGATGCGCCGTCAGAGTCGCACACGGACTGCATCCTCGAACGGTTCATGGTGCAGGTGCTCTCGGGCGGGATGTCGGGCAGGTTGTTCACCGAGGTGCGCGAGAAGCGCGGGCTGTGCTACTCGGTCAACGCCGGGTATGCGACATCGCGCGACTTCGGGCGCACGAGCTGCTACGTCGGCACGATGCCCGACCGTGCGCAGGAATCGCTGGATGTCTTGTGGGCAGAACTCCACCGACTGAAATCACCCGGAGGAGCGATCACCGAGGATGAGTTTGCCATCGCAAAGACCGGCCTCAAAGCATCGACCATCTTCGAGGGTGAATCGACCGCTGCACGCGCGTCGGCGCTCGCGGTCGATCAGTTCAGGCTCGGCAAGCCCCGCGCATTGGACGAACTGGCAGCACAGATCGACGCAGTGACACTGGATCAACTCAACGAGTACGTGCAGCGGCGATCACTCGCACACGCCACGATCCAGACGCTCGGACCAGCAGCACTGAAGGCACCGGAGGGTGTATAA
- the asnB gene encoding asparagine synthase (glutamine-hydrolyzing), producing MCGLGCIIRYQKQALLAPDRAIPEAWLSAMDPVLSRRGPDARNVWRTRVTLADGAVLDVAMVHHRLSVIDLTDGAQPMVREGVGDQGTIAVIFNGCIYNHRQLRTELESLGHVFATDHSDTEVLIHGWRQWGRKLPNHLDGMFAFVLWDEKQKTLVAARDLAGEKPLYVWDDPASFDDDHVVVFSSASSALMHCVHAIGDGVAAVDAQDNDARMHAWMEFGFLDHPAEQHTHQVPARSIESWSCSRSGLRHVSQRWRELPTRKPKRSVSFDEVKSKLGALIDTAVESRLEADVPVGCLLSGGIDSALVAHAAQKALRKQGRTLRTFTMRMPDARYDESARAEAVAKALGTDHTTLDVQPNVAQDMIQLIEFLGLPFGDSSLLPTYWVCKAAREHVKVVLTGDGGDELFAGYERHRVSAMLQRWKKLIRFMPASLFPDRDPKSRSSKIRRLIEAARGDGYPDLLRINCVRPKKQDWWPNETIMYNMADPMRADFSVYLPDDLLRKTDTASMFVGLEARCPLLAPEIVELGLSTPVDVLMQGNTTKPILRALARDRLPADVASLIADGPKMGFAIPIGQWFRDDTGGVRTLLESYLARREMFPGVPNSKLNNTLIARWLKEHDAAVKGTGRDFVDSRDWNSALLTRWWQEHNAVGCSKGRDHSQRLYLALAMAIWCDWRERVLSTVPD from the coding sequence ATGTGCGGCCTTGGATGCATCATCAGATACCAGAAGCAAGCACTGCTTGCGCCGGATCGTGCGATTCCGGAGGCGTGGCTCAGCGCGATGGATCCCGTCCTCTCACGCCGCGGGCCCGATGCTCGCAATGTCTGGCGGACACGGGTAACGCTTGCTGATGGTGCGGTGCTTGATGTTGCAATGGTCCATCATCGACTCAGTGTCATCGACCTTACAGATGGCGCGCAGCCGATGGTCAGAGAAGGGGTTGGTGATCAGGGTACGATCGCGGTCATCTTCAACGGGTGCATCTACAACCATCGCCAGCTTCGCACGGAACTTGAATCGCTCGGTCATGTCTTTGCAACGGATCACTCAGACACGGAGGTGCTCATCCACGGCTGGCGGCAGTGGGGCAGGAAACTCCCGAACCATCTCGACGGCATGTTCGCGTTTGTTCTGTGGGACGAGAAGCAGAAGACGCTCGTCGCGGCTCGTGATCTCGCTGGTGAGAAGCCGCTGTATGTCTGGGATGATCCTGCAAGTTTCGATGATGATCACGTCGTTGTCTTCTCAAGTGCATCAAGCGCGTTGATGCACTGTGTGCACGCGATAGGTGATGGTGTCGCCGCTGTGGATGCCCAGGACAACGACGCGAGAATGCACGCGTGGATGGAGTTTGGTTTTCTCGACCACCCAGCCGAGCAGCACACGCATCAGGTTCCTGCACGATCGATCGAGTCGTGGAGTTGCTCTCGATCGGGTCTCAGACATGTGTCGCAACGCTGGCGCGAACTGCCGACCAGAAAACCAAAGCGGTCCGTCTCATTCGACGAGGTAAAGTCGAAACTTGGAGCCCTCATCGATACAGCGGTCGAATCGCGCCTGGAAGCGGATGTTCCCGTTGGATGCCTGCTCTCGGGTGGGATCGATTCGGCCCTCGTCGCACATGCTGCACAGAAAGCACTCCGGAAACAGGGCAGAACACTCCGTACATTTACGATGCGCATGCCGGATGCACGCTACGACGAATCTGCGCGAGCCGAAGCGGTTGCAAAGGCACTCGGCACGGACCATACGACGCTCGACGTGCAGCCGAATGTTGCACAGGACATGATTCAGCTGATCGAGTTCCTCGGGCTCCCGTTCGGTGACAGCTCATTGCTCCCGACGTACTGGGTGTGCAAAGCTGCGCGAGAGCACGTGAAAGTCGTGCTGACAGGCGACGGCGGTGACGAGCTGTTTGCTGGGTACGAACGCCATCGTGTTTCTGCGATGCTCCAGCGATGGAAGAAGCTCATTAGATTCATGCCCGCGTCCCTGTTTCCAGATCGCGATCCAAAGTCGAGATCAAGCAAGATCAGGCGATTGATCGAGGCTGCACGAGGAGACGGGTATCCCGATCTGCTGCGAATCAACTGCGTTCGACCAAAGAAGCAGGACTGGTGGCCAAACGAGACCATCATGTACAACATGGCCGATCCGATGCGTGCGGATTTCTCTGTGTACCTTCCGGACGATCTGCTCCGCAAGACGGACACCGCATCGATGTTCGTCGGGCTCGAAGCGCGATGTCCGTTGCTCGCGCCCGAGATCGTTGAACTGGGATTGTCGACACCGGTCGATGTGCTCATGCAGGGGAACACAACCAAGCCGATACTCCGTGCGCTGGCGCGCGATCGACTTCCGGCAGACGTTGCATCCCTGATTGCTGACGGCCCCAAGATGGGTTTTGCCATCCCCATCGGCCAGTGGTTCCGCGACGACACCGGCGGCGTGCGGACACTGCTCGAAAGCTACCTTGCAAGGCGCGAGATGTTCCCCGGTGTTCCGAACTCGAAGCTCAACAACACGCTGATCGCGCGCTGGCTGAAAGAGCATGATGCTGCTGTCAAAGGCACGGGGCGCGACTTTGTGGATAGCCGCGATTGGAACAGTGCATTGCTCACACGTTGGTGGCAAGAGCATAATGCTGTCGGATGCAGCAAGGGCCGGGACCACTCGCAGCGTCTGTACCTTGCGCTTGCAATGGCCATCTGGTGCGACTGGCGTGAGCGAGTACTCTCCACTGTCCCGGATTGA
- a CDS encoding toll/interleukin-1 receptor domain-containing protein, producing MKVDAHKHPPVAFISYSWDSEQHRTWVKDLAARLRNNGIDAKIDKWEVAPGDPLPEFMEQRVRESNYVLIVCTPIYKQKSEERKGGVGYESTIITAEVFTKSNHRKFIPILRSGTRQSAIPSWLTGKSDIDLSDNPYSEEQFDELVATMLDRREKAPPIVQPLTATPRQKITDIKPVEKSQFSPVEIIQVLEDEVGTPRNDGTPGSALYSIPIKLNQSPPLEWRQFFVQAWNHPEEYTTMHQPGIAQVQGDRIILDRTTVEFLRDTHTKTLRMAVEKANSEYFALTRKHWLKDQQQQALIEDHKGHVKSAISNIKFK from the coding sequence ATGAAAGTCGATGCACATAAACATCCTCCAGTAGCATTTATCTCGTATTCTTGGGACAGTGAGCAGCACAGAACGTGGGTTAAGGATCTTGCTGCTCGTCTACGAAACAACGGCATTGACGCGAAAATCGACAAATGGGAAGTAGCACCCGGAGATCCGCTTCCTGAGTTTATGGAGCAAAGGGTTCGTGAAAGCAATTACGTACTCATTGTCTGCACCCCAATATACAAACAAAAGTCGGAAGAGCGTAAAGGTGGTGTAGGGTATGAGTCCACAATCATTACAGCGGAAGTCTTCACCAAGAGCAACCATCGCAAGTTCATACCGATATTGCGATCGGGCACAAGGCAATCAGCGATACCGTCCTGGCTCACGGGTAAAAGCGACATTGATTTGTCAGATAATCCATATTCTGAGGAGCAGTTCGATGAGCTTGTAGCCACGATGCTTGATCGACGAGAAAAAGCTCCACCGATTGTTCAACCACTAACAGCCACACCTCGGCAAAAGATAACAGACATTAAACCAGTTGAGAAATCACAGTTTAGTCCTGTTGAAATTATTCAAGTCCTAGAAGATGAAGTAGGGACTCCACGAAATGATGGCACTCCTGGCTCAGCCCTTTACTCGATTCCAATCAAGTTAAACCAGTCCCCTCCATTGGAGTGGCGACAGTTCTTTGTTCAAGCGTGGAACCACCCGGAAGAATATACCACAATGCATCAACCCGGCATTGCACAAGTACAAGGTGATCGAATCATACTAGATCGCACAACAGTTGAATTTCTGCGAGATACACATACAAAAACTCTAAGAATGGCTGTTGAAAAAGCAAATAGCGAGTACTTTGCACTAACAAGAAAACATTGGCTAAAGGACCAGCAGCAGCAGGCATTGATCGAGGATCATAAAGGCCATGTCAAAAGCGCAATAAGCAATATCAAATTCAAGTAA
- the accB gene encoding acetyl-CoA carboxylase biotin carboxyl carrier protein, which produces MIDIRKLKELVKLMVENDLSELDLDDKEEKVVIKRGGVGAPVVQYAQPSAPIGMPFAPAAAPSENGTAAPAAGNDDGLIVVESPMVGTFYSKANPDAKPFVSVGANVSSDSVVCLIEAMKVFNEIKAEASGTIERVLVNDGDAVEFGQKLFLIKPA; this is translated from the coding sequence ATGATCGACATCAGAAAGCTCAAGGAACTTGTCAAACTCATGGTCGAGAACGATCTCTCGGAACTCGATCTCGACGACAAGGAAGAAAAGGTTGTCATTAAGCGGGGCGGTGTGGGCGCACCCGTCGTGCAGTATGCCCAGCCCAGTGCACCTATAGGGATGCCATTCGCGCCGGCTGCTGCGCCGAGTGAGAACGGCACCGCAGCGCCCGCTGCTGGTAATGACGACGGGTTGATCGTGGTCGAAAGCCCGATGGTCGGCACGTTCTACTCCAAAGCCAATCCGGACGCAAAGCCCTTCGTCTCGGTTGGTGCGAATGTCTCCAGCGACTCCGTTGTCTGCCTCATCGAAGCAATGAAAGTCTTCAACGAGATCAAGGCAGAAGCATCGGGCACCATCGAGCGCGTGCTGGTCAACGACGGCGACGCGGTTGAGTTTGGCCAGAAGCTGTTCCTCATCAAGCCAGCATAA
- the accC gene encoding acetyl-CoA carboxylase biotin carboxylase subunit — MLKRVLIANRGEIALRIMRACRELGIETVCVYSTADKDAPYLKLADEAICIGAGPSKDSYLNISRIIAAAEVTDADAIHPGYGFLSERADFAAVCRDCKIEFIGPSPEAMAKLGDKVECKRAAKAAKVPIFPGSEGAIDDEDEAAKVAEEIGYPVIIKAAAGGGGRGMRVCRNEASLRTNLRAAAQEAKAAFGNGAVFIEKFLEEARHIEVQVLGDKHGHAVHLYDRDCSVQRRHQKVIEEAPAPGIDRKKRESVCESAARLIKSAGYAGAATVEFLMDNKQNFYMLEVNTRVQVEHPVTEMITGIDIVQMSIRIASGEALPFRQKDIDINGHAIECRINAEDPDRNFMPSAGDVHQWELPGGPGVRIDSHVIPGYRVPPTYDSMIGKLIVHAPDRAAAIERTARALREYNVGPIKTTIPLHRRLMEQSEIRTGGVDIHYLERLLKQ, encoded by the coding sequence ATGCTCAAAAGAGTTCTGATTGCAAACCGTGGCGAGATCGCACTGCGCATCATGCGCGCATGCCGTGAACTCGGCATTGAGACGGTCTGCGTCTATTCGACCGCCGACAAGGATGCACCGTACCTGAAACTCGCCGATGAAGCGATCTGCATCGGTGCCGGCCCGTCAAAGGACAGCTATCTCAATATCTCGCGCATCATCGCCGCTGCTGAAGTGACCGATGCCGACGCGATCCATCCCGGGTATGGGTTCCTGTCAGAACGTGCAGACTTTGCTGCCGTCTGCCGCGACTGCAAGATCGAGTTCATCGGCCCCAGCCCCGAGGCGATGGCAAAGCTCGGCGACAAGGTCGAGTGCAAGCGCGCTGCAAAGGCTGCCAAAGTCCCCATCTTCCCCGGGTCAGAGGGCGCGATCGACGACGAGGACGAAGCAGCAAAGGTCGCTGAGGAGATCGGGTATCCCGTCATCATCAAAGCAGCTGCTGGCGGTGGCGGTCGTGGTATGCGCGTCTGCCGGAACGAAGCGTCACTGCGCACCAATCTCCGCGCAGCTGCGCAGGAAGCCAAGGCTGCGTTCGGCAACGGCGCTGTCTTCATCGAGAAGTTCCTCGAAGAGGCTCGCCACATCGAGGTGCAGGTGCTTGGCGACAAGCATGGGCACGCTGTACATCTCTACGACCGCGACTGCTCCGTGCAGCGCCGCCATCAGAAGGTCATTGAAGAAGCGCCCGCGCCGGGCATCGATCGCAAGAAGCGTGAGTCCGTGTGCGAATCTGCTGCCCGGCTCATCAAGTCCGCCGGGTACGCGGGCGCTGCAACCGTCGAGTTTCTGATGGACAACAAACAGAACTTCTACATGCTCGAGGTCAACACGCGCGTGCAGGTCGAGCATCCCGTGACAGAGATGATCACCGGCATCGACATCGTGCAGATGTCGATCCGCATCGCGTCGGGGGAAGCGCTTCCGTTCCGTCAGAAAGACATCGATATCAACGGACACGCGATCGAGTGCCGCATCAACGCCGAGGATCCCGATCGCAACTTCATGCCGTCCGCAGGCGACGTACACCAGTGGGAACTACCCGGTGGCCCCGGCGTGCGCATCGACTCGCACGTCATCCCCGGATATCGCGTCCCTCCAACATACGACTCCATGATCGGCAAGCTCATCGTCCACGCGCCCGATCGTGCTGCTGCGATCGAACGCACCGCACGCGCGCTACGCGAGTACAACGTGGGCCCGATCAAGACCACCATCCCGCTCCATCGCAGACTGATGGAACAGTCTGAGATCCGCACCGGTGGCGTTGATATCCACTATCTGGAACGGCTGTTGAAGCAGTAG
- a CDS encoding amidohydrolase family protein: protein MRLQKTGLIEHHAHLAQLGRSLSMIDMTRCESVEMCLDQISARIRMAGNEEVGWVLAHGMRVEGWSHQSPPTRQQLDSASGNRPVVVWSFDHHMIAASSASLESAGIRRGTPDPNGGYIERDAAGDPTGLVLERAAHIVWDAVPEPKSDHRRRHVVDAMELLASHGFTEVHDLHAPVWLGPMLGEMDRTSGIPLRVRLFPPVAELAKIASEVDAWQTDRVTLGGGKLFADGTLNSRTAWMLQPFKCPIAGHECGTPMYTVEQIDEAIRVCDRLDLPLATHAIGDGAVRAMLDAIERVRPKSQGQRIEHAELIDEQDVPRFAQLGVICSPQPCHLLTDIEALEKYLPHRLERVLPLREIIDSGCTPGELLVFGSDAPIVRPHPEDSIRAAVYRSRVSEPDRTIAPDQAVSEAEAWAAFGAVG from the coding sequence ATGCGGTTACAGAAGACAGGGCTGATCGAGCACCATGCACACCTTGCCCAACTAGGTCGCTCGCTGTCGATGATCGATATGACTCGTTGTGAGTCTGTTGAGATGTGCCTTGATCAGATCTCTGCCCGGATACGCATGGCTGGCAATGAAGAAGTGGGCTGGGTTCTCGCGCATGGAATGCGCGTGGAGGGGTGGAGCCACCAATCACCGCCGACGAGGCAGCAACTCGATTCTGCCTCCGGGAACAGACCAGTTGTGGTGTGGTCGTTCGACCATCACATGATCGCTGCCAGCAGCGCGTCTCTGGAATCAGCGGGCATCAGGCGAGGTACGCCGGATCCAAACGGCGGCTATATCGAGCGTGATGCCGCGGGCGATCCGACCGGTCTTGTGCTGGAACGCGCAGCTCACATCGTCTGGGATGCTGTGCCCGAACCCAAATCGGATCATCGTCGTCGGCACGTTGTCGATGCGATGGAGTTGCTTGCTTCCCACGGATTTACCGAGGTGCATGATCTGCACGCGCCAGTTTGGCTTGGCCCGATGCTGGGCGAGATGGATCGCACGTCAGGTATTCCACTTCGCGTACGGTTGTTTCCACCAGTAGCCGAACTGGCAAAGATCGCAAGCGAGGTAGATGCATGGCAGACTGATCGGGTAACTCTGGGTGGTGGAAAACTCTTTGCAGATGGCACACTCAACAGCCGAACTGCGTGGATGCTCCAGCCGTTCAAGTGTCCGATTGCTGGGCATGAGTGCGGCACGCCCATGTACACAGTTGAACAGATAGACGAGGCGATTCGTGTGTGTGACAGGCTGGACTTGCCGCTGGCAACCCACGCGATAGGTGACGGTGCTGTGCGGGCAATGCTTGATGCGATTGAACGCGTGAGACCAAAGAGCCAAGGCCAGCGAATCGAGCATGCGGAGCTGATAGATGAGCAGGATGTTCCGCGGTTTGCTCAACTGGGTGTGATCTGCTCTCCCCAGCCATGCCATCTGCTGACAGATATTGAGGCGCTCGAAAAATACCTGCCGCATCGTCTGGAACGGGTCCTGCCGCTTCGCGAAATCATCGATTCCGGCTGTACTCCGGGTGAGTTGCTCGTATTCGGTTCCGATGCTCCGATTGTGCGACCACATCCAGAGGATTCAATTCGGGCTGCGGTGTATCGCTCGCGCGTCTCAGAGCCTGATCGCACGATTGCACCAGATCAGGCAGTTTCAGAAGCAGAGGCTTGGGCTGCGTTTGGTGCAGTCGGGTGA
- a CDS encoding phenylalanine 4-monooxygenase, producing the protein MRADIAYNEVIDGEDFRRAQAAADASGDLPAELIDPDKFYVTQLWDRYNEENHRTWRELYHERYETLEQQASRVFLNGLNAIGLTPNEVPRLEDVNKNLAPLTGWQSKAVPGYLPAKSFFACLSKREFPATITIRPHKLKYYLPEPDIFHDVFGHVPLHADPIFADFLQTYGKAALHTDDPYHIERLGRLFWFTVEFGLIKEDGRNKLYGSGLISSIGESKFVLSSSDVDRRPFNLDLVCDTPFEIHHYQPIVYVLESFEQLRDAMNSYSERLLNEAVGV; encoded by the coding sequence ATGCGTGCTGATATTGCATACAACGAAGTGATTGATGGCGAGGACTTTCGTCGAGCTCAAGCAGCCGCAGATGCATCTGGTGACCTTCCTGCGGAACTGATCGACCCGGACAAGTTCTATGTGACACAACTGTGGGATCGCTACAACGAGGAAAACCATCGGACGTGGCGTGAGTTGTATCACGAACGCTATGAGACACTTGAACAGCAGGCATCGCGCGTGTTTCTCAATGGTCTGAACGCGATCGGTCTCACGCCGAATGAGGTGCCGCGACTTGAAGATGTGAACAAAAATCTTGCTCCGTTGACTGGCTGGCAGAGCAAAGCAGTGCCGGGGTACCTTCCTGCAAAGTCATTCTTTGCGTGCCTTTCAAAGCGTGAGTTCCCAGCGACGATTACCATCCGTCCGCACAAGCTGAAGTATTACCTGCCAGAGCCTGACATCTTCCATGATGTCTTCGGGCATGTGCCTTTGCACGCTGACCCGATCTTTGCGGACTTCCTGCAGACCTACGGCAAGGCAGCGCTGCACACAGACGATCCGTATCACATCGAACGCCTTGGCAGACTCTTCTGGTTCACGGTTGAGTTCGGACTCATCAAAGAAGATGGCAGGAACAAGCTCTATGGATCAGGGCTGATCTCGTCGATTGGTGAGAGCAAGTTTGTGCTCTCATCATCCGATGTGGATCGAAGACCGTTCAACCTTGATCTTGTCTGCGACACCCCCTTCGAGATCCATCACTACCAGCCGATCGTGTATGTGCTTGAGTCGTTTGAGCAGCTACGCGACGCGATGAACTCGTACTCAGAGCGTTTGCTGAACGAAGCAGTGGGGGTTTGA
- the speA gene encoding biosynthetic arginine decarboxylase has translation MTQTAESQDTLPTDQAESETSPSQDRWSAAQSAEMYGLEAWAGGYYAVSERGTIVAQPMRTEGQGVAGAIPQIDLHELIEGLSQREIYTPVLIRFTDMIHTRVREIFGAFADAIRDNEYKNTYCLVYPIKVNQQRQLCEEIRDEHQVCGGGLEAGSKPELLAVLGLTSTTPDIPIICNGFKDREYIEMVVLATKLGRKIIPVVERFHELNLIIEISKQYGVRQPIGLRIKPTASGTGRWQSSGGVRSKFGLAAPQALRALEYLKSLGMEDQLEMIHFHIGSQVCDIRRFKTAINELSRFYVELVRLGAGLNTIDIGGGLGLDYDGSQSTFDSSVNYTLQEYAADVVYRIKSSCDDAGIPHPRIISESGRAVSANSSVMVIDVLGRAEFPSVPDMHAMQAEIRKDPETPQPVLDLLDAYDRLSSGEYLEVYHDALQAKEEAATLFNLGYLSLTMRAHFERLFWTTCRGVLELAMNEDEPLHDDLRDLPVLLSEIYFCNFSLFQSLPDSWAIDQLFPICPIHRLNEEPTQRAVLCDITCDSDGQIAKFASPDSREYKETLELHTLLPSTKPNEEVQPYYLGLFLVGAYQEVLGDLHNLFGDTHVVYVSLTEDGGYIIDEIIEGDTVEEVLAYAQYDSKQLERMIRKETERAVKSGKFSVAESRALLKFYEIGMEGYTYLE, from the coding sequence ATGACACAAACCGCTGAGTCACAGGACACTCTCCCGACAGATCAGGCCGAGTCCGAAACATCACCCTCACAGGACAGGTGGTCAGCTGCGCAGTCGGCAGAAATGTATGGGCTGGAGGCGTGGGCTGGTGGGTATTACGCCGTCAGTGAACGGGGCACTATTGTCGCTCAGCCCATGCGCACCGAGGGTCAGGGCGTTGCAGGCGCGATCCCACAGATTGATCTGCATGAACTGATTGAGGGGCTCAGCCAGAGAGAGATCTACACGCCTGTACTCATCCGCTTCACGGACATGATCCATACGCGCGTGCGCGAGATCTTTGGCGCATTTGCCGATGCGATCCGTGATAACGAGTACAAGAACACCTATTGCCTTGTCTATCCCATCAAGGTGAACCAGCAGCGACAGTTGTGTGAGGAGATCCGCGACGAGCATCAGGTCTGTGGCGGCGGTCTGGAAGCCGGCTCCAAGCCCGAACTGCTCGCGGTGCTTGGACTCACCAGCACCACACCCGATATCCCAATCATTTGCAACGGATTCAAGGATCGTGAGTACATCGAGATGGTGGTGCTCGCGACAAAGCTCGGCAGAAAGATCATTCCGGTCGTCGAGCGTTTTCACGAGTTGAATCTGATCATCGAGATCTCAAAGCAGTATGGTGTTCGACAGCCGATCGGTCTACGCATCAAGCCGACCGCCTCCGGTACCGGTCGATGGCAGTCCTCTGGCGGTGTGCGATCGAAGTTTGGTCTTGCTGCACCTCAGGCACTTCGCGCGCTCGAGTATCTCAAATCGCTGGGGATGGAGGATCAACTCGAGATGATCCATTTCCACATCGGCTCGCAAGTCTGCGATATCCGCCGGTTCAAGACAGCTATCAACGAGCTCTCCCGTTTCTACGTGGAACTGGTCCGGCTCGGCGCGGGGCTCAACACAATCGATATCGGTGGAGGACTCGGGCTCGACTACGACGGCTCGCAATCCACATTTGATTCCAGTGTCAACTACACCCTACAGGAGTACGCAGCCGACGTCGTGTACCGCATCAAGTCATCATGTGATGATGCAGGGATTCCGCATCCACGCATCATCTCAGAATCAGGTCGGGCGGTGTCGGCAAACTCCAGCGTGATGGTGATCGACGTGCTGGGCCGAGCGGAGTTTCCCAGCGTGCCAGATATGCACGCGATGCAGGCAGAGATCCGCAAGGACCCCGAGACCCCTCAACCGGTGCTTGATCTGCTCGATGCGTACGACCGGCTCTCCTCCGGTGAGTATCTTGAGGTCTACCACGACGCTCTGCAGGCAAAGGAAGAGGCTGCGACGCTGTTCAATCTCGGGTACCTGTCGCTCACGATGCGTGCGCACTTTGAACGGCTGTTCTGGACAACCTGTCGCGGGGTGCTCGAACTTGCAATGAATGAGGATGAGCCGCTGCACGACGATCTGCGCGATCTGCCCGTCCTCCTGAGCGAGATCTATTTCTGCAACTTCAGCCTGTTCCAGTCGCTCCCGGACTCGTGGGCGATTGACCAGTTGTTTCCAATCTGCCCAATCCATCGGCTGAACGAGGAACCGACGCAGCGTGCTGTGCTGTGTGACATCACCTGCGATTCGGACGGTCAGATCGCAAAGTTCGCATCGCCGGACTCTCGCGAGTACAAGGAAACGCTGGAACTGCACACACTGCTCCCATCAACAAAGCCGAACGAGGAAGTCCAGCCCTACTACCTCGGGCTATTCCTTGTTGGAGCATATCAGGAGGTGCTGGGTGATTTGCACAACCTGTTCGGTGATACGCATGTGGTGTACGTGAGTCTGACCGAGGATGGCGGGTACATTATCGATGAGATCATCGAGGGCGACACGGTCGAGGAGGTGCTCGCGTACGCCCAGTACGACTCAAAGCAGCTTGAACGCATGATCCGCAAGGAAACGGAACGAGCGGTCAAGTCAGGGAAGTTCTCGGTTGCCGAGAGCAGGGCGCTCCTGAAGTTCTACGAGATCGGGATGGAAGGGTACACATATCTTGAGTAA